The Solibacillus daqui genome has a segment encoding these proteins:
- a CDS encoding M42 family metallopeptidase, translating into MTKLDPTLQMFKDLTDANGIPGNERAPREVMKKYITPFADEVETDNLGSLIAKKVGDENGPKIMVAGHLDEVGFMVTRIDDKGFVFFQTVGGWWSQVMLAQRVTITTRNGEEIIGVIGSKPPHILPADQRNKVVDIKAMFVDIGATSKEEAMEWGIRPGDMITPYFEFNVMKNEKHLLAKAWDNRIGCAIAIDVLKALKDEKHPNIVYGVGNVQEEIGLRGAKTSTFKVQPDIGFAVDVGIAGDTPGVTPKESTSKMGAGPQIVVYDASMVSHSGLREFVVDVAEKAGIPYQFEAIAGGGTDAGSIHITANGVPSLAIGVATRYIHSHAGILHRDDYDNAVKLIVEVIKRLDRETVDKIKFE; encoded by the coding sequence ATGACAAAGCTTGATCCAACATTACAAATGTTCAAAGATTTAACGGATGCAAACGGTATTCCAGGGAATGAACGTGCTCCTCGTGAAGTAATGAAAAAATACATTACACCATTTGCAGACGAAGTAGAAACAGACAACTTAGGTAGCTTAATCGCGAAAAAAGTGGGTGATGAGAACGGTCCAAAAATTATGGTTGCCGGTCACTTAGATGAAGTTGGCTTCATGGTGACACGGATTGATGACAAAGGGTTCGTATTCTTCCAAACAGTTGGTGGTTGGTGGAGCCAAGTAATGCTTGCCCAGCGCGTAACAATTACAACACGCAATGGTGAAGAAATAATTGGGGTAATTGGTTCAAAACCACCTCACATTTTACCAGCAGATCAACGTAATAAGGTAGTTGATATTAAAGCAATGTTCGTTGATATCGGTGCAACTTCTAAAGAGGAAGCAATGGAGTGGGGAATCCGTCCTGGTGATATGATTACACCATATTTCGAATTCAACGTTATGAAAAACGAAAAGCATCTACTAGCAAAAGCATGGGATAACCGTATTGGCTGTGCGATTGCAATTGATGTATTAAAAGCGTTAAAAGACGAAAAACACCCGAACATCGTATACGGTGTTGGTAACGTGCAAGAAGAAATCGGCCTACGTGGTGCGAAAACTTCTACATTTAAAGTACAACCAGATATCGGCTTCGCAGTCGACGTTGGTATTGCTGGGGATACACCAGGAGTAACACCAAAAGAGTCAACATCGAAAATGGGTGCAGGTCCACAAATTGTTGTATATGACGCATCAATGGTATCGCATTCAGGTTTACGCGAATTTGTAGTAGATGTTGCGGAAAAAGCTGGCATCCCATACCAGTTCGAAGCAATCGCTGGCGGCGGTACTGATGCGGGTTCAATCCATATCACTGCTAACGGTGTTCCATCTTTAGCAATCGGTGTAGCAACACGCTATATCCACTCACACGCAGGGATTTTACACCGTGACGACTACGACAATGCGGTTAAGTTAATCGTAGAAGTCATTAAACGCTTAGACCGTGAAACAGTGGATAAAATTAAATTCGAATAA
- a CDS encoding methyl-accepting chemotaxis protein: MQQFIYTNEKIELYEKEINEALRINDATGGVDAVAYYLKTVIPARDAAINSGEELNNQFKQLFDNAKKQSENKKNEAIIIAAIVFFSSLLLGILLALSLNRRIATPLQKLQASVHTIASGDLSQEDIQIKSKDEIGQLTGSVNTMKNTIKGLLESLGRNAEHLSASAEELNASTQEITLLSENIAHAASNSVESTQNSAFAAKECATAMEETSSAIQRIAESAQLLNTSANETSDMADEGESNVKTAKHQMQTIYQSTKLTTDLIHKLAQQTVEIENISRVITSITDQTDLLALNAAIEAARAGEHGKGFAVVADEVRKLAEASNKSANEIVALTNEIQLDTKNVEQAIQESLTSVEQGVDIIDNTGTSFNKILAAVDYMRSQIEDVSAVTEQISAAAEEVTASVQELAAQSQIVTDDTAKARDSINEQISAMQEINSVANDLSVRAEDLQQAVGEFKF; this comes from the coding sequence ATGCAGCAATTTATTTACACTAATGAAAAAATTGAACTTTATGAAAAAGAAATTAATGAAGCATTACGAATTAATGATGCCACAGGTGGAGTCGATGCCGTGGCGTACTATTTAAAAACCGTGATCCCAGCTCGTGATGCAGCCATTAATTCAGGTGAAGAGTTAAACAATCAATTTAAACAATTATTTGATAATGCAAAAAAACAATCCGAAAATAAAAAGAACGAAGCAATAATTATCGCCGCGATTGTATTCTTTAGCTCACTCCTATTAGGTATACTACTTGCACTTAGCTTAAACCGACGAATCGCTACACCATTACAAAAATTACAAGCTTCCGTGCATACAATTGCTTCAGGTGACTTGAGTCAAGAAGACATTCAAATAAAATCAAAAGATGAAATTGGTCAATTAACGGGTTCAGTTAACACGATGAAAAATACAATCAAGGGACTACTTGAATCCTTAGGTAGAAATGCTGAGCATTTAAGTGCTTCAGCTGAAGAGTTAAATGCTTCAACACAAGAGATTACATTACTCTCTGAAAATATTGCCCATGCTGCTTCTAACTCTGTAGAATCTACACAGAATAGTGCATTTGCCGCAAAAGAATGTGCAACGGCAATGGAAGAAACTTCTTCAGCTATCCAACGTATTGCAGAATCCGCGCAGCTATTAAATACATCAGCTAACGAAACTTCTGACATGGCAGATGAAGGTGAATCAAATGTTAAAACAGCAAAACACCAAATGCAAACGATTTATCAATCAACGAAATTAACAACAGATTTAATCCATAAATTAGCGCAACAAACAGTCGAAATTGAAAATATATCACGCGTCATTACAAGCATTACAGATCAAACGGATTTATTAGCACTGAATGCAGCCATTGAAGCCGCACGTGCAGGTGAGCATGGTAAAGGCTTTGCAGTTGTTGCTGATGAAGTCCGCAAATTAGCAGAGGCTTCCAACAAGTCCGCAAATGAAATTGTCGCATTAACAAACGAAATTCAACTAGATACAAAAAATGTAGAGCAAGCCATTCAAGAAAGCTTAACTTCCGTTGAACAAGGCGTTGACATCATTGACAATACAGGTACATCCTTCAATAAAATATTGGCGGCAGTAGATTATATGCGCTCGCAAATTGAAGATGTATCTGCAGTAACAGAACAAATTTCAGCCGCAGCAGAAGAAGTTACCGCTTCAGTGCAGGAGTTGGCTGCCCAATCACAAATCGTCACAGATGATACTGCAAAAGCGAGAGATTCGATTAATGAACAAATTTCAGCCATGCAAGAAATTAATAGTGTTGCAAACGATTTAAGTGTACGCGCAGAAGATTTACAACAAGCTGTTGGAGAATTTAAATTTTAA
- the infC gene encoding translation initiation factor IF-3, producing MYVNEGIRARELRLIDHNGDQLGVKTRIEALEIAARANLDLVLVAPQAKPPVARIMDYGKFKFEQQKKDREIRKNQKVISMKEVRLSPTIDEHDFQTKLRAGVKFLEKGDKVKATIRFKGRAITHKEIGQRVLDRFAEACAEVSTVEQKPKMEGRSMFLVLQPKNEK from the coding sequence ATGTATGTAAACGAAGGCATTCGCGCACGTGAACTTCGTCTAATCGACCACAATGGTGATCAGCTTGGCGTTAAAACGAGAATCGAAGCGCTAGAAATTGCCGCTCGTGCTAACTTGGATCTTGTCCTTGTGGCCCCTCAAGCCAAGCCACCAGTCGCTCGTATCATGGACTATGGTAAATTTAAGTTCGAACAGCAAAAGAAAGACCGCGAAATTCGTAAAAATCAAAAAGTTATCAGTATGAAAGAGGTTCGTTTGAGCCCTACAATTGATGAACATGATTTCCAAACGAAATTACGTGCCGGAGTTAAGTTCCTTGAAAAAGGTGACAAAGTGAAGGCTACAATTCGCTTCAAAGGTCGTGCAATTACACACAAAGAAATTGGTCAGCGTGTGCTAGATCGCTTTGCTGAAGCTTGTGCTGAAGTATCTACGGTTGAACAAAAACCGAAGATGGAAGGCCGAAGCATGTTCTTAGTTCTTCAACCAAAGAACGAGAAATAA
- a CDS encoding DUF3784 domain-containing protein — protein MIWIILAALFLFLGFAVQKLKWYFLISGYNTMTKEEKEKVDVEGLAKLIGRYSCALAALFIVIGIVEYFDYTNLIMPLLTLIIVFTVIVVVKSQKYNHNLFDENGKWKQGASKNLKRPVIILTVTLVGVAIIFYFALQPTGVTVTDEHIEITGMYGDTYEFAQMEHVQLLEELPDIAMRTNGSAVGSKLKGHFKFENGDKAKLFVDTNVPPFIQFIDDGKIVIFNLQTAEQTQALYEKLTTKTEN, from the coding sequence ATGATTTGGATTATTTTAGCGGCATTATTTCTCTTCTTAGGCTTCGCAGTACAAAAATTAAAATGGTATTTTTTAATATCTGGCTATAATACGATGACAAAGGAGGAAAAGGAAAAGGTCGATGTTGAGGGACTTGCAAAGTTAATTGGTCGGTATTCCTGTGCATTAGCAGCACTGTTTATTGTTATCGGTATTGTAGAATATTTTGATTATACAAACCTTATAATGCCTCTCTTAACGCTCATTATAGTTTTTACGGTTATCGTTGTTGTGAAATCGCAAAAATATAATCACAATTTATTCGATGAAAATGGTAAGTGGAAACAAGGAGCTAGTAAAAACCTAAAGCGTCCAGTGATTATTTTAACGGTTACATTGGTTGGCGTTGCGATTATTTTCTATTTTGCACTACAGCCAACAGGGGTTACAGTTACCGATGAACATATTGAAATTACTGGTATGTATGGTGATACATACGAATTTGCACAAATGGAGCACGTGCAATTATTAGAAGAGCTGCCGGACATTGCAATGCGTACAAATGGTTCAGCTGTTGGATCTAAATTAAAGGGACATTTCAAATTTGAAAATGGCGATAAGGCAAAGCTTTTTGTTGATACAAACGTCCCACCATTTATTCAGTTTATTGATGATGGGAAAATCGTTATCTTCAATTTACAAACGGCGGAACAAACGCAAGCATTATATGAAAAGCTAACTACAAAAACAGAGAACTAA
- a CDS encoding sigma-w pathway protein ysdB — MALLLRIVIIILIIYIFYKGVRYLIDPKRKLDEAYENGNYYFYDDVKNVRKNFFITYKGALFEGEKYLGTTDNSFEVISIFIFVHDAMKLQGFTKEDFLYLEKEVQMNYPNATINWKNPIEQLMKD; from the coding sequence ATGGCACTTCTTTTACGTATTGTCATTATTATCCTCATCATCTACATATTTTATAAAGGGGTTCGCTATTTAATCGACCCAAAACGCAAATTAGATGAGGCATATGAAAATGGGAACTATTATTTTTATGATGATGTAAAAAATGTCCGGAAAAACTTTTTCATCACTTATAAAGGAGCGCTTTTTGAAGGGGAAAAATATTTAGGCACAACAGACAATTCCTTTGAAGTTATTAGCATTTTTATTTTTGTACATGATGCCATGAAACTCCAAGGGTTTACAAAAGAAGACTTCTTATACTTGGAGAAGGAAGTCCAAATGAATTATCCAAACGCCACCATCAATTGGAAAAATCCGATTGAGCAATTGATGAAGGACTAA
- a CDS encoding cyclase family protein produces the protein MVVATNLTLWNQLKELQSPKYKWVDLTQSFGEDTPRWPGFEPLKNTVLFDFPEAPMKVNHYAFPGQYGTHIDAPGHFVPNARLVDEIRVDEFAYPLTVIDVHEKVTESHDYALTVEDIEQFEAQYGQIPEGAFVAMRSDWSKRWPNQNAMLNKDENGISRYPGWSVEALKFLFEVRNVGAVGHEPFDTDPPLLQQEIGFAGEDYVLQQDKFQIEVMANLDQVPPVGAIIFATFPKVKNATGFPARCFAIAPVDGEADE, from the coding sequence ATGGTAGTTGCGACAAACTTAACACTTTGGAATCAATTAAAGGAATTGCAGTCACCAAAATACAAGTGGGTAGATTTAACACAAAGTTTTGGTGAAGATACACCGCGCTGGCCGGGATTTGAACCGTTAAAAAATACGGTATTATTTGATTTCCCTGAAGCGCCAATGAAAGTAAATCATTATGCTTTTCCAGGCCAATATGGTACGCATATTGATGCACCGGGGCATTTTGTACCAAATGCCCGATTAGTCGATGAAATTCGTGTCGATGAATTTGCATATCCATTAACTGTCATAGATGTGCATGAAAAAGTGACAGAAAGTCATGATTATGCATTAACGGTTGAAGATATTGAGCAGTTTGAAGCGCAGTATGGTCAAATTCCAGAAGGTGCGTTTGTCGCAATGCGTTCGGACTGGTCGAAGCGTTGGCCAAATCAAAATGCGATGTTAAATAAAGATGAGAATGGCATTTCACGTTATCCAGGTTGGTCTGTGGAGGCATTGAAGTTTTTATTTGAAGTGCGAAATGTTGGCGCGGTTGGACACGAACCATTTGATACAGATCCGCCATTATTACAGCAAGAAATCGGCTTTGCTGGTGAGGATTATGTTTTACAACAAGATAAATTCCAAATTGAAGTAATGGCCAACTTAGACCAAGTGCCTCCAGTTGGTGCGATTATTTTTGCAACGTTCCCGAAAGTTAAAAATGCAACAGGTTTCCCAGCTCGTTGTTTTGCGATTGCCCCAGTAGATGGTGAAGCAGATGAGTAA
- the rpmI gene encoding 50S ribosomal protein L35: MPKMKTHRGAAKRFKKTGTGKLKFDRAYGSHLFANKSTKAKRHLRKAKVATSGDFKRIRTLLTYMK, encoded by the coding sequence ATGCCAAAAATGAAAACTCACCGTGGAGCTGCGAAACGTTTCAAAAAAACAGGTACTGGTAAATTAAAATTTGACCGTGCTTATGGCTCTCACTTATTCGCTAACAAATCTACTAAAGCAAAACGTCACTTACGTAAAGCTAAAGTTGCAACTTCAGGCGATTTCAAACGTATTCGTACATTATTAACTTACATGAAATAA
- the rplT gene encoding 50S ribosomal protein L20: MPRVKGGTVTRARRKKVLKLAKGYYGSKHTLYKVANQAVMKSGQYAYRDRRQKKRDFRKLWITRINAAARMNGLSYSRLMHGLKVAGIEVNRKMLADLAVTDAAAFTQLAEEAKKAVAK; encoded by the coding sequence ATGCCACGCGTAAAAGGCGGAACAGTAACACGCGCTCGTCGCAAAAAAGTTTTAAAATTAGCTAAAGGTTACTATGGTTCAAAACATACATTATACAAAGTAGCTAACCAAGCAGTAATGAAATCAGGTCAATATGCATACCGTGACCGTCGTCAAAAGAAACGTGATTTCCGTAAATTATGGATCACTCGTATCAACGCGGCTGCTCGCATGAACGGCTTATCATATTCTCGTTTAATGCACGGCTTAAAAGTTGCTGGTATCGAAGTTAACCGTAAAATGTTAGCTGACTTAGCTGTAACTGATGCTGCAGCATTCACTCAATTAGCTGAAGAAGCTAAAAAAGCAGTAGCTAAATAA
- a CDS encoding dUTP diphosphatase: protein MEFIELFEMQRQLDRFIEETQNIQKDVFDEKGLALLVELAELANETRCFKFWSTKGPSEKSVILEEFVDSIHFMLSLGYMREFTLEAWPVVEKKTDLTQAFIDATQTVLTFLKQQTEENYKAIWSQYSLIAYNLGFTVEDIIEAYKAKNEKNYERQRNGY, encoded by the coding sequence ATGGAATTTATAGAATTATTTGAAATGCAGCGTCAACTAGATCGTTTTATTGAAGAAACACAAAATATTCAAAAGGATGTTTTTGATGAAAAAGGGTTGGCACTATTAGTAGAGCTTGCCGAGTTAGCAAATGAAACGCGCTGCTTTAAGTTTTGGTCAACGAAGGGACCATCAGAAAAAAGCGTGATTTTAGAGGAGTTTGTTGATTCCATTCATTTTATGCTGTCACTTGGTTACATGCGCGAATTTACATTAGAGGCATGGCCAGTTGTTGAAAAGAAAACGGATTTAACACAAGCTTTTATTGATGCGACACAAACTGTATTAACGTTTTTAAAACAACAAACAGAAGAAAATTATAAGGCAATCTGGTCGCAATATAGCTTAATTGCTTATAATTTAGGCTTTACAGTGGAAGATATTATTGAAGCATATAAAGCTAAAAACGAAAAAAATTACGAGCGTCAGCGTAATGGGTATTAA
- a CDS encoding MCP four helix bundle domain-containing protein — translation MSIKHKLLAGFALMVITNLTASTISFYQMIGIDKQYSDTINNGLPKLNAVSDIRNS, via the coding sequence ATGTCTATTAAACACAAATTATTAGCTGGATTTGCACTAATGGTTATTACGAACCTCACAGCAAGCACAATCTCATTTTATCAAATGATTGGCATTGACAAACAGTACAGTGACACAATAAACAACGGATTGCCCAAGTTAAACGCAGTAAGTGATATACGAAATAGCTAA
- a CDS encoding peroxidase-related enzyme (This protein belongs to a clade of uncharacterized proteins related to peroxidases such as the alkylhydroperoxidase AhpD.): MSKYNEQLSYLQKPNEEEIPQDLQEIFDGHVEKQLEQNGFVNNLFKVLPLNAAQYKGFLDFKYSLFNEETCYLSTADKEMIGLVVSSTNNCSYCLTSHSDVLRGLTKNPGWVDQLTYNYRSAKLTQKQRALCDYAYRATRYPNEMTPKEVDLLRAAGFNDHEVLEAAYVAGFFNYTNRWVSTIGAIANPGHYGHNR, translated from the coding sequence ATGAGTAAATATAACGAACAGCTCTCTTATTTACAAAAGCCAAATGAAGAAGAAATTCCACAGGACTTGCAGGAGATATTCGATGGGCATGTCGAAAAGCAGCTAGAGCAAAATGGCTTTGTAAATAACTTATTTAAAGTACTTCCGCTTAATGCAGCGCAGTACAAAGGCTTTTTAGACTTTAAATATTCGTTATTTAATGAAGAAACCTGCTATTTATCAACTGCGGATAAAGAGATGATAGGGCTTGTTGTATCATCAACTAATAATTGTAGTTACTGTTTAACGTCACATAGCGATGTCTTACGTGGACTAACGAAAAATCCAGGCTGGGTCGATCAGTTAACCTATAATTATCGTTCAGCGAAGTTAACGCAAAAGCAGCGTGCTTTATGCGATTATGCGTATCGTGCAACGCGTTATCCGAATGAAATGACACCGAAAGAAGTAGATTTATTGCGAGCAGCTGGCTTTAATGACCATGAAGTGTTAGAGGCGGCGTACGTTGCAGGTTTCTTCAATTATACAAATCGCTGGGTAAGTACAATTGGTGCAATTGCCAACCCAGGGCATTATGGACATAATCGATAA
- a CDS encoding ABC transporter permease, producing MFVKRLYRSYQFNFKLFKSVFDWTVVLYIAIPSVVISFFLYRDISANFQAIEIQYNILLTLLFGLSFFLIIPSLRLFLYDADLLFYKQQATKIRHIKLYGYCYSFLRYNCFLIIALLFASPFIILPLSKIILVFNIVSVLHIFIHYKYQKWYTKWPLFLVIHALFTFTLFIIPIWGYSILLVIVHVILLKAVFSNRYWTIEVRWEYEAFYQWMKRFYQFSKEMRYYLPAKTKQPLVLLAKKTVFSKYRIDNLFYKTLLRKLHYMISPLQLIAICSGLSLVLPMWAKVLVFVFSIIGLHVLLRSIIGEIKQAPFFQLMTVHEDEWLNATSRLRNRLLTPTIVIMAVLFFIL from the coding sequence ATGTTTGTAAAACGCCTTTATCGCTCTTATCAATTTAATTTTAAATTATTTAAATCTGTCTTTGATTGGACCGTTGTTCTATACATTGCCATTCCTAGCGTCGTTATTAGCTTCTTCTTATATCGCGATATTTCAGCAAATTTTCAAGCAATTGAAATTCAGTACAACATTTTGCTCACTCTACTTTTCGGATTAAGCTTTTTTCTAATAATACCTTCTTTGCGTTTGTTTTTGTATGATGCTGACCTTTTATTTTATAAACAGCAAGCCACGAAAATACGTCATATCAAATTATATGGCTATTGCTATTCATTTTTACGCTATAATTGTTTCCTTATTATCGCACTATTATTTGCTTCTCCATTCATTATTTTGCCATTATCAAAAATCATACTCGTTTTCAATATAGTCAGCGTGCTCCATATTTTCATTCATTACAAATATCAAAAATGGTATACGAAATGGCCTCTTTTTTTAGTCATTCACGCACTTTTTACTTTTACTCTTTTTATAATTCCAATTTGGGGATATAGCATACTGCTGGTGATTGTGCATGTAATTTTATTGAAAGCTGTTTTTAGCAATCGCTACTGGACAATCGAGGTTCGTTGGGAATACGAGGCATTTTATCAATGGATGAAACGTTTCTATCAATTTAGTAAGGAAATGCGCTATTATTTACCAGCTAAAACAAAGCAACCACTCGTTTTACTCGCTAAAAAGACGGTGTTTAGTAAATATCGAATTGACAATTTATTCTATAAAACACTTTTACGAAAATTACATTACATGATCTCACCTCTTCAGCTTATTGCGATTTGCTCCGGTCTATCTTTAGTTTTACCAATGTGGGCAAAAGTTTTAGTTTTTGTGTTTTCAATTATAGGTCTTCATGTTTTATTGCGTTCAATTATAGGCGAAATTAAGCAAGCGCCCTTTTTCCAGCTAATGACGGTTCATGAAGATGAATGGTTAAATGCAACATCACGGCTCCGAAATCGATTACTTACTCCAACGATTGTTATAATGGCAGTCCTATTTTTTATTCTTTAA
- a CDS encoding CoxG family protein, protein MPQATNIVTLAVSKNAIWDFLKDYTNWAPLIPGYIAHEVQSDKQFTWIFLADLGFTKKTIKLDVKITDLVEAMDVKFDLKGLSDNFNGNGFFNIAGDTQAEVIGSLELSASGIMGMMINSVLENFVPKATKELTESIQSKIDELHGVK, encoded by the coding sequence ATGCCACAAGCAACAAATATCGTAACGTTAGCAGTATCAAAGAACGCTATATGGGATTTTTTAAAGGATTACACAAATTGGGCACCATTAATTCCAGGCTATATCGCGCATGAGGTACAAAGCGACAAGCAATTCACATGGATCTTCTTAGCAGATTTAGGCTTCACGAAAAAAACAATTAAATTAGACGTAAAAATTACTGATTTAGTTGAAGCAATGGATGTAAAGTTTGATTTAAAGGGGCTTTCTGATAATTTTAACGGCAATGGATTTTTTAATATTGCAGGCGACACCCAAGCAGAAGTGATAGGTAGTTTGGAGTTATCAGCAAGTGGCATAATGGGTATGATGATCAACTCCGTATTAGAAAATTTTGTCCCAAAGGCAACAAAAGAATTAACAGAGTCTATTCAATCTAAAATCGATGAATTACACGGTGTAAAATAA
- a CDS encoding ABC transporter ATP-binding protein: MEIHIQQAGYVANEPSIEQIEFLITSGEIVGLIGGNGAGKSTTIQSMLGVIPYFEGDISIPSYGYVPERPLFYEHFTLREHLQFLIDEFHDESLWHKANQLLTLFQIDKRLDDLPIYFSKGMQQKVMLVLAFLIERPLYILDEPFMGLDPRAMRELLMLIDERKQQGASFLLCTHQLEMAEKLCDHYVLLHDGKMQARGTLQELQQIVGQPISLLDIFYELQGRL, encoded by the coding sequence ATGGAAATACATATTCAACAAGCTGGTTATGTAGCAAATGAACCAAGTATTGAACAGATTGAATTTTTAATAACGTCCGGTGAAATTGTTGGGCTCATTGGAGGTAATGGTGCTGGTAAAAGTACAACGATTCAATCGATGTTAGGTGTTATTCCTTACTTTGAAGGGGATATCTCGATTCCCTCTTATGGTTATGTCCCTGAACGTCCACTATTCTATGAACATTTTACATTACGCGAACATCTTCAATTTTTAATCGACGAATTTCACGATGAAAGTTTATGGCATAAGGCAAATCAGCTATTAACGCTTTTTCAAATAGACAAACGTCTGGATGATTTACCTATTTACTTTTCAAAAGGAATGCAGCAAAAAGTAATGCTCGTTTTAGCATTTTTAATTGAACGCCCACTCTACATATTAGACGAGCCGTTTATGGGGTTAGATCCAAGGGCTATGCGTGAGCTGCTTATGCTAATTGATGAACGAAAACAACAAGGGGCCAGTTTTTTACTTTGTACGCACCAATTAGAAATGGCTGAAAAATTATGTGACCATTATGTATTACTGCATGATGGAAAGATGCAAGCACGGGGCACATTACAGGAACTACAACAAATTGTGGGGCAACCCATTTCATTATTGGATATTTTTTACGAGCTTCAAGGTAGGTTGTAG
- a CDS encoding DUF1294 domain-containing protein, which produces MALAALSYVVIVSLILCVYMYIDKDRAKKKEWRISEKTLLTLGFFGGACGGVLGMYLFRHKTKHNAFAFGLPLMAAIHIFFLVQLFKI; this is translated from the coding sequence GTGGCATTAGCAGCCCTTTCATACGTTGTAATTGTTTCACTCATTTTGTGCGTCTATATGTATATCGATAAAGACCGTGCAAAGAAAAAAGAATGGCGCATTTCAGAAAAAACATTGTTAACGCTTGGATTTTTCGGTGGCGCATGTGGCGGCGTGCTAGGAATGTATTTATTTCGCCATAAAACAAAGCACAATGCCTTCGCGTTTGGCTTACCATTAATGGCGGCAATCCATATTTTTTTTCTTGTGCAATTATTTAAAATATAG